One Littorina saxatilis isolate snail1 linkage group LG1, US_GU_Lsax_2.0, whole genome shotgun sequence genomic window carries:
- the LOC138946937 gene encoding receptor expression-enhancing protein 5-like isoform X2, translated as MAAIKQNVETWKNKLDKLLHEKNALNDVLGKLEAKTGVRRLYIALGFIALIALYLMVGYGAQFLCNFIGFLYPAYASIKAIESPQKDDDTKWLTYWVTYSVFSLLEFFADLFLFWVPFYWLLKCIFLVWCFAPIERNGSVTLYYRFIRPFILRHQDKIDKVVDQTKDAIHEAKDMAKDLANEETMRRMADQAKMD; from the exons ATGGCGGCCATCAAGCAAAACGTCGAGACTTGGAAAAACAAGTTGGACAAGTTACTGCATGAGAAAAATGCACTCAATGATGTGCTGGGAAAGTTGGAGGCCAAAACTGGCGTCAGACGACTCTATATCGCGCTAG GTTTCATCGCATTGATTGCATTGTACCTGATGGTGGGTTATGGCGCACAGTTCCTCTGTAACTTCATCGGCTTCCTCTATCCGGCCTATGCCTC GATAAAGGCGATCGAGTCGCCACAGAAGGACGATGACACTAAATGGCTGACTTACTGGGTCACCTACAGTGTCTTCAGTCTCCTCGAGTTTTTTGCTGACCTTTTCCTCTTCTGGGTACCCTTTTACTGGCTGCTCAAG TGCATTTTCCTGGTGTGGTGCTTCGCCCCCATTGAGAGGAACGGCTCCGTGACGCTGTACTACCGCTTCATCCGACCCTTCATCCTGCGTCACCAGGACAAGATCGACAAGGTTGTCGACCAGACCAAGGATGCCATCCATGAAG CCAAGGACATGGCAAAGGACCTGGCCAACGAGGAAACCATGCGTCGTATGGCTGACCAGGCCAAAATGGACTGA
- the LOC138946937 gene encoding receptor expression-enhancing protein 5-like isoform X1 translates to MAAIKQNVETWKNKLDKLLHEKNALNDVLGKLEAKTGVRRLYIALGFIALIALYLMVGYGAQFLCNFIGFLYPAYASIKAIESPQKDDDTKWLTYWVTYSVFSLLEFFADLFLFWVPFYWLLKCIFLVWCFAPIERNGSVTLYYRFIRPFILRHQDKIDKVVDQTKDAIHEVFGLAKEGVSQAKDMAKDLANEETMRRMADQAKMD, encoded by the exons ATGGCGGCCATCAAGCAAAACGTCGAGACTTGGAAAAACAAGTTGGACAAGTTACTGCATGAGAAAAATGCACTCAATGATGTGCTGGGAAAGTTGGAGGCCAAAACTGGCGTCAGACGACTCTATATCGCGCTAG GTTTCATCGCATTGATTGCATTGTACCTGATGGTGGGTTATGGCGCACAGTTCCTCTGTAACTTCATCGGCTTCCTCTATCCGGCCTATGCCTC GATAAAGGCGATCGAGTCGCCACAGAAGGACGATGACACTAAATGGCTGACTTACTGGGTCACCTACAGTGTCTTCAGTCTCCTCGAGTTTTTTGCTGACCTTTTCCTCTTCTGGGTACCCTTTTACTGGCTGCTCAAG TGCATTTTCCTGGTGTGGTGCTTCGCCCCCATTGAGAGGAACGGCTCCGTGACGCTGTACTACCGCTTCATCCGACCCTTCATCCTGCGTCACCAGGACAAGATCGACAAGGTTGTCGACCAGACCAAGGATGCCATCCATGAAG TCTTTGGTTTGGCCAAGGAGGGCGTCAGTCAAG CCAAGGACATGGCAAAGGACCTGGCCAACGAGGAAACCATGCGTCGTATGGCTGACCAGGCCAAAATGGACTGA
- the LOC138946937 gene encoding receptor expression-enhancing protein 5-like isoform X3, which yields MAAIKQNVETWKNKLDKLLHEKNALNDVLGKLEAKTGVRRLYIALGFIALIALYLMVGYGAQFLCNFIGFLYPAYASIKAIESPQKDDDTKWLTYWVTYSVFSLLEFFADLFLFWVPFYWLLKCIFLVWCFAPIERNGSVTLYYRFIRPFILRHQDKIDKVVDQTKDAIHEATSPRTRSAAQKTSKDK from the exons ATGGCGGCCATCAAGCAAAACGTCGAGACTTGGAAAAACAAGTTGGACAAGTTACTGCATGAGAAAAATGCACTCAATGATGTGCTGGGAAAGTTGGAGGCCAAAACTGGCGTCAGACGACTCTATATCGCGCTAG GTTTCATCGCATTGATTGCATTGTACCTGATGGTGGGTTATGGCGCACAGTTCCTCTGTAACTTCATCGGCTTCCTCTATCCGGCCTATGCCTC GATAAAGGCGATCGAGTCGCCACAGAAGGACGATGACACTAAATGGCTGACTTACTGGGTCACCTACAGTGTCTTCAGTCTCCTCGAGTTTTTTGCTGACCTTTTCCTCTTCTGGGTACCCTTTTACTGGCTGCTCAAG TGCATTTTCCTGGTGTGGTGCTTCGCCCCCATTGAGAGGAACGGCTCCGTGACGCTGTACTACCGCTTCATCCGACCCTTCATCCTGCGTCACCAGGACAAGATCGACAAGGTTGTCGACCAGACCAAGGATGCCATCCATGAAG CAACCTCCCCGAGGACTAGATCGGCAGCCCAGAAAACCTCCAAGGATAAGTAG
- the LOC138946937 gene encoding receptor expression-enhancing protein 5-like isoform X4 — MVGYGAQFLCNFIGFLYPAYASIKAIESPQKDDDTKWLTYWVTYSVFSLLEFFADLFLFWVPFYWLLKCIFLVWCFAPIERNGSVTLYYRFIRPFILRHQDKIDKVVDQTKDAIHEVFGLAKEGVSQAKDMAKDLANEETMRRMADQAKMD, encoded by the exons ATGGTGGGTTATGGCGCACAGTTCCTCTGTAACTTCATCGGCTTCCTCTATCCGGCCTATGCCTC GATAAAGGCGATCGAGTCGCCACAGAAGGACGATGACACTAAATGGCTGACTTACTGGGTCACCTACAGTGTCTTCAGTCTCCTCGAGTTTTTTGCTGACCTTTTCCTCTTCTGGGTACCCTTTTACTGGCTGCTCAAG TGCATTTTCCTGGTGTGGTGCTTCGCCCCCATTGAGAGGAACGGCTCCGTGACGCTGTACTACCGCTTCATCCGACCCTTCATCCTGCGTCACCAGGACAAGATCGACAAGGTTGTCGACCAGACCAAGGATGCCATCCATGAAG TCTTTGGTTTGGCCAAGGAGGGCGTCAGTCAAG CCAAGGACATGGCAAAGGACCTGGCCAACGAGGAAACCATGCGTCGTATGGCTGACCAGGCCAAAATGGACTGA